From Desulfovibrio sp., the proteins below share one genomic window:
- a CDS encoding phenylacetate--CoA ligase, whose product MLFNIKQETLPREELEALQLRRLRDLCDRVYANVPFYRKRFDEAGVTPADIKSLADLKLLPFTEKQDLRNYYPFGLFAVPRDHIVRLHASSGTTGKAVVVGYTARDLENWAELMARSMSAAGVNRSDVVHVAYGYGLFTGGLGAHYGAERIGATVVPASGGATRRQAHLMRDFGATVLCATPSYSLHLWEAAQEAGVDFRELALRIGIFGAEPWSEAMRRDIEEKMHIDALNIYGLSEIMGPGVAMECVEAKCGMHLWEDHILPEIIDPVTGEQLPPGQVGELVLTTLTKEGIPMLRYRTRDLTSLNYTPCCCGRTHVRISRLQGRSDDMLIIRGVNVFPQQIEGLLMESDGLTPNYQIIVGSVNNLDTLEVRVEVSDSLFADEIRKLQMLENRLQKNIKEFLGVTAKVRLMEPRSIQRSEGKAQRIVDQRGKD is encoded by the coding sequence TGGAAGCGTTGCAACTGCGCCGCCTGCGCGACTTGTGCGACCGCGTTTACGCCAACGTGCCCTTCTATCGCAAACGTTTTGACGAGGCGGGCGTCACCCCCGCCGACATCAAATCCCTGGCCGACCTGAAACTTCTGCCCTTTACCGAAAAGCAGGACCTGCGCAACTACTACCCCTTCGGCCTGTTTGCCGTGCCGCGCGACCATATCGTGCGGCTGCACGCCTCCAGCGGCACCACGGGCAAGGCCGTGGTTGTGGGCTATACGGCCCGCGACCTCGAAAACTGGGCCGAGCTTATGGCCCGCAGCATGTCCGCCGCAGGGGTCAACCGCTCCGACGTGGTGCATGTGGCCTATGGCTACGGCCTCTTCACGGGCGGGCTTGGGGCGCACTACGGCGCTGAACGCATCGGGGCCACGGTTGTTCCGGCTTCCGGCGGGGCCACGCGCCGCCAGGCGCACCTCATGCGCGATTTTGGCGCTACAGTCTTGTGCGCCACGCCTTCCTACTCCCTGCATTTGTGGGAAGCCGCGCAGGAAGCAGGCGTGGACTTTCGCGAACTTGCGCTGCGCATAGGCATCTTCGGAGCCGAACCCTGGTCCGAAGCCATGCGCCGTGACATCGAAGAAAAAATGCACATCGATGCCCTGAACATTTACGGCCTTTCTGAAATCATGGGGCCTGGCGTCGCCATGGAATGCGTGGAAGCCAAGTGCGGCATGCACCTTTGGGAAGATCACATCCTGCCGGAAATCATTGATCCCGTGACCGGCGAACAGCTTCCCCCCGGCCAGGTGGGCGAGCTTGTGCTGACGACCCTCACCAAGGAGGGCATCCCCATGCTGCGCTACCGCACCCGCGACCTCACCAGCCTGAACTACACGCCCTGCTGCTGCGGCCGCACCCACGTGCGCATCTCGCGCCTGCAGGGCCGCAGCGACGACATGCTCATCATACGCGGGGTCAACGTCTTTCCGCAGCAGATCGAAGGCCTGCTTATGGAAAGTGACGGCCTCACCCCCAACTACCAGATCATTGTGGGCTCGGTTAACAATCTGGACACCCTGGAAGTGCGCGTGGAAGTCAGCGACAGCCTGTTTGCCGACGAAATCCGCAAACTCCAGATGCTGGAAAACCGCCTGCAAAAGAACATCAAGGAATTCCTGGGCGTCACGGCCAAGGTGCGCCTGATGGAGCCGCGCTCCATCCAGCGCTCCGAGGGCAAGGCCCAGCGCATCGTGGACCAGCGCGGCAAGGACTAG
- a CDS encoding tyrosine-type recombinase/integrase, giving the protein MKNFDVPWREVPIREDNLYFFEEWKRDDSPKGVKYVVHYRGKPVSSIKTAWRLTLARSGITRRIRPYDLRYAFATELLSENIDVGTVAELMGHSSPSLLWKHYQHIMNKQKKAAMQALPVLEYVPNDMCPKKKAPTAVQ; this is encoded by the coding sequence ATGAAAAATTTTGATGTTCCGTGGCGTGAAGTTCCGATCCGCGAAGACAACCTGTACTTTTTTGAAGAGTGGAAAAGGGATGATTCTCCAAAAGGCGTTAAATACGTTGTGCATTACAGGGGGAAGCCCGTGTCCAGCATAAAAACGGCGTGGAGGCTGACACTTGCCCGCTCTGGAATAACCAGACGCATCAGGCCATACGATCTTCGGTATGCATTCGCGACAGAGCTTTTGTCAGAAAATATTGACGTTGGAACGGTTGCGGAGCTTATGGGGCACAGTTCGCCGTCCCTGCTTTGGAAGCACTATCAGCACATAATGAACAAACAAAAAAAGGCCGCGATGCAGGCTCTACCAGTGCTGGAATATGTGCCCAATGATATGTGCCCAAAAAAGAAAGCCCCCACTGCCGTGCAGTAA
- a CDS encoding DUF294 nucleotidyltransferase-like domain-containing protein, which produces MTNTRFDLTHPPFDLLTMAEASALSATADVLFFSNDQEILASGSEVDALYLVMKGLVREMSGEEIVGAYREHEAFDCRALATGRTRHRFVAHEEVLLCVFPGREVLALTEKNSLFGAYFFATVSDKLGQLAQSRDRREWQSLFAVKISDAGFRPPIFAEASDTIAHAAQRMKESRRRSIFVRDGSSTGIFTTGDFCDIVANAVSNQTPLKACARFSLLSCEKDDYLFNALLLMTRHNIHRIVVTDKGRPVGVLAMIDLLSYFSNHSLSIARQLEAAVTLADLHSAMRDMETLVTTLVTQGIKTPQLARLVQVLNAQLMARLWQLTATPAVFAGSALLALGSEGRGEQILKTDQDNALILAEGLDAKEVEHSANSFTERMLSLGYPPCPGDMMVNQPLWRHTVRGWERTLRQWADAAQGEGLMRLAIFLDAETVSGPAAWLAACRQALHSALRDDAAWFARMALPIEQFPTRTGESGFWRQLLNREKNALLDIKKAGIFPIVHGARVLALEAGIDATNTFDRLEALTSRSFMEKSLADDLAESLAFMMRLRLDAGLEMLRGGSPLSNEIDTATLSTLDKDLLQDALQVVKRFKRMIGQRYGLDRF; this is translated from the coding sequence ATGACGAACACCCGCTTTGACCTCACGCACCCACCTTTTGACCTGCTGACCATGGCGGAGGCATCTGCCCTTTCGGCCACTGCCGACGTGCTGTTTTTCAGCAACGATCAGGAGATTCTTGCCTCGGGGAGCGAAGTTGACGCCCTGTATCTGGTCATGAAGGGCCTTGTACGTGAAATGTCGGGCGAGGAAATTGTGGGCGCGTACCGCGAGCACGAGGCCTTTGACTGCCGGGCTTTGGCCACAGGCAGAACGCGCCACAGGTTTGTGGCGCACGAAGAAGTGCTGCTCTGCGTGTTTCCGGGGCGGGAGGTGCTGGCCCTGACGGAAAAAAACTCGCTCTTCGGCGCCTACTTTTTTGCAACAGTGTCCGACAAGCTGGGCCAGCTTGCCCAAAGCCGCGACCGCCGCGAGTGGCAGAGCCTTTTTGCGGTCAAGATCAGCGACGCTGGTTTTCGCCCGCCCATATTTGCCGAAGCGTCGGACACCATTGCCCATGCCGCGCAGCGCATGAAGGAAAGCCGGAGGCGATCCATCTTTGTGCGCGACGGTTCCAGCACGGGAATTTTCACCACGGGCGATTTTTGCGACATCGTGGCCAACGCGGTTTCCAACCAGACCCCGCTCAAGGCCTGCGCGCGGTTTTCCTTGTTGAGCTGCGAAAAGGACGACTACCTTTTCAACGCCCTGCTCCTCATGACCCGCCACAACATCCACCGCATTGTGGTTACGGACAAGGGGCGGCCCGTGGGCGTTCTGGCAATGATCGACCTGCTTTCCTATTTTTCCAACCATTCCCTGTCCATCGCGCGGCAGCTTGAGGCGGCCGTCACTCTGGCCGACCTGCACAGCGCCATGCGGGATATGGAAACCCTGGTAACAACCCTCGTTACCCAGGGCATAAAAACGCCGCAGCTCGCGCGCCTTGTGCAGGTGCTCAACGCGCAGCTCATGGCCCGCCTCTGGCAGCTGACGGCCACGCCCGCCGTATTTGCCGGAAGCGCCCTGCTGGCCCTTGGCTCCGAAGGGAGGGGCGAGCAGATACTGAAAACCGACCAGGACAACGCGCTGATTCTTGCGGAAGGCCTGGACGCAAAGGAGGTGGAACACTCTGCAAACAGCTTTACGGAACGCATGCTCAGCCTTGGCTACCCGCCCTGCCCAGGGGACATGATGGTGAACCAGCCCCTCTGGCGGCACACGGTGCGCGGATGGGAGCGCACGCTGCGCCAGTGGGCGGATGCCGCGCAGGGCGAAGGGCTCATGCGTCTGGCTATCTTTCTTGATGCGGAAACGGTCTCCGGCCCTGCCGCATGGCTTGCCGCCTGCAGGCAGGCCCTGCACTCAGCCCTGCGCGACGATGCGGCGTGGTTTGCGCGCATGGCCCTGCCCATCGAGCAGTTCCCGACCCGCACGGGCGAAAGCGGCTTTTGGCGGCAACTGCTGAACCGCGAAAAAAACGCCCTGCTCGACATCAAGAAGGCGGGAATCTTCCCCATTGTGCACGGAGCCCGCGTTCTCGCGCTGGAGGCGGGCATTGACGCCACCAACACCTTTGACCGACTGGAGGCCCTGACATCACGGAGTTTCATGGAAAAATCGCTGGCGGACGATCTGGCCGAATCCCTGGCATTTATGATGCGCCTGCGGCTGGACGCGGGGCTTGAAATGCTGCGCGGGGGCAGCCCCCTGAGCAACGAGATTGACACGGCCACCCTGTCCACCCTGGACAAAGACCTGTTGCAGGACGCCCTGCAGGTGGTCAAACGCTTCAAGCGCATGATCGGCCAGCGGTACGGGCTGGACAGGTTCTGA
- a CDS encoding 3'-5' exonuclease codes for MQKPWLQSVARRWRMRGLREPYRSLLDQDDGLLVSIDCETTSLNVKEAELLSLAAVCIDGRRLCTRDAFYALITPRHAPDGQNVRVHGLRPCDFSTGLPLQDVLSAFLQFVRGRTLVGYYLQYDLAVLNKNLRPLMGAALPNSRIEVSGHYYDWRFAQYPGAYIDLRWETMVRNLRLPTLPRHDAMNDAITAAMMYLALQSRGYGAHRLP; via the coding sequence ATGCAAAAACCGTGGCTACAGTCCGTGGCGCGCCGCTGGCGCATGCGCGGGCTGCGGGAACCCTACCGTTCCCTGCTGGATCAGGACGACGGCCTGCTTGTGAGCATTGATTGCGAAACCACCTCGCTCAATGTGAAGGAAGCGGAGTTGTTGTCCCTTGCCGCCGTCTGCATAGACGGCCGGCGTCTTTGCACCAGAGACGCCTTTTACGCGCTGATAACGCCGCGGCATGCCCCTGATGGGCAGAATGTGCGCGTACACGGGCTGCGCCCGTGCGACTTCAGCACTGGCCTGCCGCTTCAGGATGTGTTGTCGGCTTTTCTTCAGTTTGTCAGAGGCAGAACACTGGTCGGGTATTATCTGCAATACGACCTTGCAGTGTTGAACAAAAACTTGAGGCCACTGATGGGGGCAGCATTGCCAAACAGTCGCATAGAGGTTTCAGGCCACTATTACGACTGGCGATTTGCGCAATATCCTGGCGCCTACATTGATCTGCGATGGGAAACGATGGTCAGAAACCTTCGCCTGCCCACGCTGCCAAGGCACGATGCCATGAACGACGCCATAACAGCCGCCATGATGTATCTGGCGCTGCAATCGCGCGGATACGGCGCACACAGGCTCCCATAA
- a CDS encoding DUF485 domain-containing protein, protein MASELTQRIEKNAQYQHLIKARNSLGWRLTLMVFAAYYGFILVVAFDKQLFATPLAAGMTTTWGIPLGIGIILLTVVLTAIYVRKANSEFDPALKQILEKEVQS, encoded by the coding sequence ATGGCCTCAGAACTGACGCAACGAATTGAAAAGAATGCGCAATACCAGCACCTGATCAAGGCGCGCAACTCCCTTGGCTGGCGCCTGACGCTTATGGTTTTTGCCGCGTATTACGGCTTTATCCTGGTTGTCGCCTTTGACAAGCAGCTCTTTGCCACACCTCTTGCAGCCGGAATGACAACAACCTGGGGCATCCCCCTGGGCATCGGCATCATCCTGCTGACCGTTGTGCTCACGGCGATCTATGTTCGCAAGGCCAACAGCGAATTTGACCCTGCGCTCAAGCAGATTCTTGAAAAAGAGGTGCAGTCATGA
- a CDS encoding cation acetate symporter, with product MKAMSSCTSSHRPRRHISARTCTAAALPTALFGATVLFRPTALFGATALFGALSPGLALAAGAIEETQKQNTDWTAIIMFTIFVGASLWITKWAAKRTRSAADFYTAGGGITGFQNGLAIAGDFMSAASFLGISAAVMATGFDGLIYAIGFQVGWPLITFMLAERLRNLGRFTFADVVAYRLRQVPVRIFAASGTLVVVLFYLIAQMVGAGQLIKLLFGLDYHYAVVIVGLLMMAYVLFGGMTATTWVQIIKACLLLGGASFMAFMVMAQYGFSPEKLFTAAVGIKKSAAIMGPGGFVKDPVSAISLGIALMFGTAGLPHILMRFFTVPDAREARKSVLWATTWIGYFYILTFIIGFGAIVFVSTNPEFLDANGTLRGGSNMAAVHLANAIGGNIFLGFMSAVAFATILAVVAGLTLSGASAVAHDLYASALKKGKASSSEELKISKLTTVALGIIAMFLGMVFEKQNVAFMVSLAFAIAASANFPALILSVLWKGCTTRGAVAGGFAGLVAALAMTVLSDAVWVSTLGNPPGSAPFPYSSPAIFSMPLAFLCIWVVSICDQSPQAQKEREAFADQKIRSETGLGAFKPTAH from the coding sequence ATGAAGGCTATGAGCAGTTGCACGTCCAGCCACAGGCCCAGGCGGCACATATCCGCCAGAACATGTACCGCCGCTGCCCTGCCCACGGCTCTTTTCGGGGCCACGGTTCTTTTCAGGCCCACGGCTCTTTTCGGGGCCACGGCTCTTTTCGGAGCCCTGTCGCCCGGCCTCGCGCTGGCGGCAGGCGCCATAGAAGAAACACAAAAGCAGAACACCGACTGGACAGCCATCATCATGTTCACCATTTTTGTCGGCGCATCGCTGTGGATTACCAAGTGGGCAGCCAAGCGCACCCGCTCCGCCGCAGATTTCTACACGGCCGGCGGCGGCATCACGGGCTTTCAGAACGGCCTTGCCATTGCGGGCGACTTCATGTCGGCTGCGTCCTTTCTGGGCATTTCAGCCGCTGTGATGGCAACGGGCTTTGACGGCCTGATCTACGCCATCGGCTTTCAGGTGGGCTGGCCGCTCATAACCTTCATGCTGGCGGAGCGCCTGCGCAATCTCGGGCGCTTCACCTTTGCCGATGTGGTGGCCTACAGGCTCCGGCAGGTGCCGGTGCGCATATTTGCCGCATCGGGCACGCTGGTTGTGGTGCTGTTCTATCTCATCGCGCAGATGGTGGGCGCGGGGCAGCTCATCAAGCTGCTCTTCGGGCTTGATTACCACTATGCGGTGGTTATCGTGGGCCTGCTCATGATGGCCTATGTGCTTTTTGGCGGCATGACGGCAACCACGTGGGTGCAGATCATCAAGGCCTGCCTGCTGCTCGGCGGGGCCTCGTTCATGGCCTTCATGGTCATGGCCCAGTACGGTTTCAGCCCCGAAAAGCTTTTCACAGCCGCCGTGGGCATCAAAAAAAGCGCGGCCATCATGGGGCCGGGCGGCTTTGTGAAAGACCCCGTTTCGGCCATTTCGCTCGGCATTGCCCTCATGTTCGGCACCGCCGGTCTGCCGCACATCCTGATGCGCTTTTTTACCGTGCCGGACGCCAGGGAAGCCAGAAAAAGCGTGCTGTGGGCAACCACCTGGATCGGCTATTTCTACATCCTGACCTTCATCATCGGCTTTGGGGCCATTGTGTTTGTGAGCACCAACCCCGAGTTTCTTGATGCGAACGGAACCCTGCGCGGGGGCAGCAACATGGCGGCCGTGCATCTGGCCAACGCCATCGGCGGCAACATTTTTCTTGGCTTCATGTCGGCGGTGGCCTTTGCCACCATTCTGGCGGTGGTGGCGGGGCTGACGCTCTCGGGCGCGTCTGCCGTGGCGCACGACCTCTACGCCTCCGCGCTCAAAAAGGGCAAGGCCAGCTCCAGCGAGGAGCTTAAAATCTCCAAACTGACAACCGTGGCCCTCGGCATCATTGCCATGTTTCTTGGCATGGTGTTTGAAAAACAGAACGTGGCCTTCATGGTTTCCCTGGCCTTTGCCATTGCGGCCTCGGCCAACTTCCCGGCCTTGATCCTTTCGGTGCTCTGGAAGGGCTGCACCACCAGAGGGGCCGTTGCCGGGGGCTTTGCGGGGCTGGTGGCGGCCCTGGCCATGACCGTGCTTTCGGATGCGGTCTGGGTGTCAACCCTGGGCAACCCGCCAGGCAGCGCGCCCTTTCCGTATTCCTCCCCGGCCATCTTTTCCATGCCGCTGGCCTTTTTGTGCATCTGGGTAGTGTCCATATGCGATCAGTCCCCGCAGGCGCAAAAAGAACGGGAGGCCTTTGCCGACCAGAAAATCCGGTCTGAAACAGGCCTTGGGGCGTTCAAACCCACTGCGCACTAG
- a CDS encoding sigma 54-interacting transcriptional regulator, which yields MVHVRREDILFILPSEPIAATINNIFSLIDERFLVHEANLEDAVSLAQSYIDQGQAMVVVSNGGTAALLKQRLKTHVLELRYTSVDMLRAVRRAFDLADKVAVMGFEPFTYNAKALKDFFERPVLVETITDLADLTEKLQHLMARGIKAFVGGSPVVNAARMLGAYGVHIDMDPRVIQDAIEEGKRIVSLQKEKDLRLGTINALLNSINDGIIGIDASGCISEINRIGLELLGLQRQDVVGRDIRQVLGVPWESCIQAVENEQTAEVCLIGGNSLAVTSVPIRVNGHSSGAVLTLQEVRRILSLERRVRKRVRDSGHIAKSTFADVVGRSEPLEKAKKKAFTYAQSDSTVLIYGKTGTGKELFAQSIHNASARADSPFVAVNCAALPENLLESELFGYVRGAFTGASESGKMGLFEMAHGGSIFLDEISEMPLPLQCRLLRVLQEKEVSRVGDDKVTPVDVRIIAATNRNLAEEVQNGRFREDLYYRLAVLILELPPLVERLGDIGLLARVILHRKSKEQHKPMPRLDPRAMALLESISWPGNVRQLANVLERAMVIATNGVLSEEVMADSLRSCHPYGQFCPGSAPISIAHSEDSTASLDAVEERALRAVLRQCGGNRKESALRLGIGRATLWRKMKKFGLI from the coding sequence ATGGTCCATGTCCGCAGGGAAGATATTTTATTTATCCTCCCCAGTGAACCCATTGCAGCTACAATCAATAATATTTTCAGTCTGATAGATGAGCGTTTTCTGGTACATGAGGCGAATCTGGAAGATGCGGTGAGCCTTGCCCAAAGCTATATTGACCAAGGGCAGGCCATGGTTGTGGTCAGCAATGGCGGCACAGCGGCTCTGCTCAAACAAAGGCTTAAGACGCATGTGCTGGAACTGCGCTATACAAGCGTGGACATGTTGCGCGCAGTCAGACGCGCATTCGACCTGGCGGACAAGGTCGCGGTGATGGGGTTTGAGCCGTTTACCTATAATGCAAAGGCTCTGAAGGATTTTTTTGAAAGACCAGTGCTGGTGGAAACCATAACGGATCTTGCCGATCTTACAGAAAAGCTGCAGCACCTCATGGCCAGGGGGATAAAAGCCTTTGTGGGGGGATCCCCTGTGGTGAATGCGGCACGGATGCTCGGCGCATATGGCGTGCACATAGACATGGACCCGCGCGTCATTCAGGACGCCATTGAGGAAGGCAAGCGGATAGTTTCGCTGCAAAAAGAAAAAGATCTGCGCCTTGGCACCATCAATGCGCTGCTCAACTCCATAAATGACGGCATTATCGGCATTGACGCTTCGGGGTGTATTTCCGAGATAAACCGTATCGGACTTGAATTGCTGGGCCTGCAACGCCAGGACGTCGTGGGGCGCGACATTCGTCAGGTTCTGGGCGTTCCCTGGGAATCATGCATCCAGGCCGTTGAAAACGAGCAAACGGCCGAGGTATGCCTGATTGGCGGAAATTCCCTGGCCGTTACCAGCGTGCCCATTCGGGTGAACGGACACAGCAGCGGGGCCGTGCTCACACTTCAGGAAGTGCGGCGCATCCTGTCTCTGGAGCGGCGGGTGCGCAAGAGGGTGCGCGATTCTGGCCATATAGCCAAAAGTACGTTTGCAGACGTGGTGGGAAGGTCAGAACCTCTGGAAAAAGCGAAAAAAAAAGCTTTTACCTACGCTCAGTCCGACAGCACGGTTCTTATTTACGGCAAGACAGGAACGGGCAAGGAGCTGTTTGCACAGTCCATCCATAATGCCAGCGCAAGGGCCGACAGCCCCTTTGTTGCGGTGAATTGCGCCGCGTTGCCGGAGAATCTGCTTGAAAGCGAACTTTTCGGCTATGTCAGAGGCGCGTTCACCGGCGCCAGCGAAAGTGGGAAAATGGGCCTTTTTGAAATGGCGCACGGGGGAAGTATTTTTCTGGATGAAATCAGCGAAATGCCCCTGCCTCTTCAATGCCGGCTGCTGCGCGTCTTGCAGGAAAAGGAAGTTTCCCGCGTGGGCGACGACAAGGTAACACCCGTGGATGTTCGCATCATCGCCGCTACCAACCGCAATCTGGCCGAAGAGGTGCAGAACGGAAGATTCAGGGAAGATCTGTATTACAGGCTCGCGGTGCTCATTCTGGAGTTGCCGCCCCTGGTGGAGCGGTTGGGGGATATTGGCCTGCTGGCGCGGGTTATTCTGCACAGGAAGTCAAAGGAACAGCATAAGCCCATGCCAAGACTGGACCCACGGGCAATGGCGCTTCTGGAGAGCATCTCGTGGCCCGGCAACGTGCGGCAGTTGGCCAATGTTCTTGAGCGTGCCATGGTTATTGCCACAAATGGCGTGCTTTCCGAAGAGGTAATGGCCGATTCCTTGCGCAGTTGCCATCCCTACGGGCAGTTTTGCCCAGGCAGTGCGCCCATAAGCATTGCGCACTCTGAAGATTCCACTGCCAGCCTTGATGCTGTGGAGGAGCGTGCCCTGCGCGCTGTGCTGCGCCAGTGCGGGGGCAACAGAAAAGAATCTGCGCTGCGCTTGGGCATTGGGCGTGCCACCCTGTGGCGCAAGATGAAAAAATTTGGCTTGATTTGA
- a CDS encoding hydroxyacid dehydrogenase codes for MRVHVIEPIHESAMRKLRAEAEVVSWDDPEKNDLSLADAVIVRAAPITREQILAAPGLKVIGKHGVGVNAIDLATANEKGVAVVYTPLSNVNSVAELVFGLILASARKLRDNMEHIRGGIDRIAPPALTGLEISDKNLGLVGFGNIGARVAQIAANGFGMAVHVYDPYLDVNTAKSRGVHLHSTLEGMLREADYISVSVPLTEATRGLLGAAQFACCKPTAVIVSTARGGVIDEAALYEALVNKTIFGAASDVFVQEPPTMDTPLLQLPNFIGTLHIGGSTHESLVRVGNTVVDDVLSVLHGEKPRYPYVV; via the coding sequence ATGAGAGTTCATGTCATAGAACCCATACATGAGAGCGCCATGCGCAAACTGCGCGCAGAGGCGGAGGTAGTGTCGTGGGACGACCCTGAAAAAAACGATTTATCACTGGCGGATGCTGTAATTGTGCGTGCCGCGCCCATCACGCGCGAGCAGATTCTTGCCGCACCAGGGCTGAAAGTTATCGGCAAGCACGGCGTTGGCGTAAACGCCATTGATCTGGCGACAGCCAATGAAAAGGGCGTGGCCGTTGTGTACACGCCCCTGAGCAACGTCAATTCCGTAGCAGAACTGGTCTTCGGGCTTATTCTCGCCAGCGCGCGCAAGCTGCGCGACAATATGGAGCATATCCGCGGGGGGATCGACCGCATAGCGCCCCCCGCCCTGACGGGCCTTGAAATCTCGGACAAAAACCTTGGCCTTGTGGGCTTCGGCAACATCGGCGCGCGCGTGGCGCAGATTGCCGCAAACGGCTTTGGCATGGCCGTCCACGTTTACGACCCATATCTGGATGTGAACACGGCAAAATCCCGTGGCGTGCATCTGCACAGTACCCTTGAAGGGATGCTGCGTGAGGCGGACTACATCAGTGTGAGCGTGCCCCTTACCGAAGCCACCAGGGGGCTCCTGGGCGCGGCGCAGTTTGCCTGCTGCAAGCCCACGGCCGTCATTGTCAGCACCGCGCGCGGCGGGGTTATTGATGAGGCCGCCCTGTATGAGGCCCTGGTGAACAAGACGATCTTTGGCGCGGCCAGCGACGTCTTTGTGCAGGAACCTCCCACCATGGATACTCCCCTGCTGCAACTGCCCAACTTTATTGGCACCTTGCACATAGGGGGCAGCACGCACGAGTCTCTTGTACGCGTTGGCAACACTGTTGTTGACGACGTGCTCTCCGTGCTCCACGGTGAAAAACCGCGTTATCCCTACGTCGTATAG